The Acidobacteriota bacterium genome contains a region encoding:
- a CDS encoding electron transfer flavoprotein subunit beta/FixA family protein → MNIIVCLKQILDPEIPVRDFRVDAETREAVRGNANLVTNIFCENALETALQFREKSAPDAKITVLIYGADSAEDSLRKALAMKADNAVLVANDGASNPDPLAVAQVLAAAIRKLGGFDLVMVGRESGDWGVGQTGGLLAEELDVPAVSFVDNIEKNGEGLLLKRQTDNGWERVEAQMPLVVTVTNNDQNVPRIPKTRDIMMSSRQPITKLALEDLTVNAAEIRTGGSYYDIIELIIPVKDINCEFVSGDTLDQKVEQLAQKIIEVTRAL, encoded by the coding sequence ATGAACATTATTGTTTGTCTGAAACAGATTCTTGATCCGGAAATTCCCGTGCGCGATTTTCGCGTAGATGCCGAAACGCGCGAAGCCGTGCGGGGCAATGCCAATCTGGTCACCAACATCTTCTGCGAAAACGCCTTGGAAACCGCGCTGCAATTCCGCGAAAAATCTGCGCCCGACGCCAAAATCACCGTGCTGATTTACGGGGCCGACAGCGCCGAAGACTCACTTAGAAAAGCTCTGGCGATGAAAGCTGATAACGCCGTGCTGGTTGCAAATGACGGCGCGTCGAATCCTGATCCGCTGGCGGTAGCCCAAGTTCTGGCCGCGGCGATTCGCAAACTCGGCGGCTTCGATCTGGTAATGGTCGGGCGCGAATCCGGTGATTGGGGCGTTGGCCAAACCGGCGGTTTACTGGCCGAGGAGTTGGACGTTCCAGCGGTTTCGTTTGTGGACAATATTGAGAAAAACGGCGAAGGCTTGTTGCTGAAGCGCCAGACCGACAACGGTTGGGAGCGGGTTGAAGCGCAAATGCCGCTAGTCGTCACCGTCACAAACAACGATCAAAACGTCCCGCGCATTCCCAAGACCCGCGATATTATGATGTCTTCACGCCAGCCGATCACGAAACTGGCGCTGGAAGACCTTACCGTAAATGCTGCCGAAATCCGTACGGGTGGCAGCTATTACGATATTATCGAACTGATCATCCCGGTCAAAGACATCAACTGCGAATTCGTCAGCGGTGACACGCTGGATCAAAAGGTCGAACAACTGGCGCAAAAAATCATCGAAGTCACGCGCGCGCTTTAG